The Raphanus sativus cultivar WK10039 chromosome 2, ASM80110v3, whole genome shotgun sequence DNA segment AATAATCTGTGAAATAAAAGTAGTGGTCGGATTTGGAAACTATCACACTGTCTCAGCTGAATGCTTCACTATGCTTCATATGTTGTACAGTTTTATTACTAGATTAGGTCCGCACAACGTCCGGATGTATAGAAATAACACATTATGTTTGAACAAAGTAGTGTAAATGTGTAGTGTATTAGTTGTCCGTAAATCGTAGAATGACAATGTTTTTGTTACAAGCAGAGGTGACGGAGAATAGAGTAATTAACATTTTGTTCATTTccgaaaaaaaatctaattaatttgCATACTTATTGTGTTTAAAATTTCTTGTCAGCAAGTGTATGCCAATAATCTAGATGGATACCAGAAGATATGCTCCCGTTGTTTTCTAAACACACACGGATCAAACCTATGGTCATGTTTTAGTCAAGAACACAGATGTTTTTTAAAGTGTTACGTAAGTTAAGCGCCATGAAATTGTATTCGGTGGTTGTAAATCTCGAgattaagttttatatatatttagagagaaagagagatagaaagagagagaaagagagagagaaagagagatagaaAGGGGATCGGCGTTtggccggcgcgtgagcgtccgtgccACCGTCGGACCCCTTTTTCTTCcgtcataaatgttttctttcGCCTCCTCTACACCGCCCTGTCATTGTCCGTTTTGTCCGAGCTCTGATACCGCCGCTATCTCTATCGGTGGCGCGGCTTTTGGAATAACAACGCGGTCGCTTGGAGGTGAACGGCGGAGAGGGAGTGGTTTGCATGCCCAGGTGCTGTTTGTTCCCGAGGGATGGAGGCTCTAAGATCCGTCGCCGTCGGGTTTTTTCCGGGAGGTGGAGGCTTCCTCAGTTTCACCGCCGCCGGTTTCAGATTCCGGAAGGGGAGATTTCTTCTACTCTGCCTTCGCCGGCTTTTGTTCTGGAGATTGGAGGCTCGCAAAGCTCCAAGCTGTCGGTCTTGAACCCGGGTTCTTTTTGGGTGTTTATCTACTGTTTCGAGGTGTTTAAAGGCGAAACGTCGATCTTGTCGTCTTGGTGTTGTTTTGGTCACAGCGTAGGAGCTCTCGGTCGTTGATGAAGCTCTCGTTGATGGCGGTTATGGTTGAGAGGATTATAGAAGTGGTGTTCTCGATGTGCATGTCTAGGGTTTGAAGAGCTTCATAGTCGGATTAGATCTCGCGGGAGCGATGGATCTCTCCGACGGTAAGACTatgtggagaagaagagagatggtTTCGGTCTGAGGCTTGTCGGCTTAGAGCTACGACGAAACGAAAAGTGAGGTGGTGGTGCTCAGACGACGATTTGAGGCGGCGGCGGTCAAGATAAGACGGTGGCGTCTGGACGGATCAGATGTGCCCACGTGTCCAGCATCTTGACGCGTCGAGCTTTCTCGTCGGGTTTGGTGGGTTGACTGTTGAGCCGTTGGTccgttttattttttcttagtaTAACCCGTAGTGTACTGGACTTTGTATTGGATGTTAGTGTATTTGGGCTTCGGCCTTTTGTTGGGCTTGGCCTGTTTAATCAATATAATCCATTGgcggaaaaaaaaagttttatatattttaaagagaaaattcaaaagaaaaaattcgTACTGCGTGGAAAACGAACGTGAAGGAGAAGACAATGACAGATATAATATTTGGTGATGGAAGAAGGACACATGCATTGATGATTCTTCACGTAAAGAAAGGCCTTCGAGTTGGCATTTCCTTGCCTCGCGAATCTTTGTCTACCTCGTGCTTCTTTTTAATTCACTTGTccttttatttgtatattactATTAGAGTTGGTTGTTTCTTTATAAGAAATGGTATTTCGAAGTGCCACAACACTCGCTACTCTGTCTCTTCTCCTCTTTGACTTTTGTCACACTTGTCTCTATCGTCTTAACTCAACCATGGTTTAAAAAGTTTATTGCAAACCCCAAGCTAGCCTAATGGAGTATTATTGTTATCATTTAAGTATCTTCTACTGCTTCTCGATATGGAGTACTATTGTTATCACTATCAGCCCGATGCTTCTCGATAGGTATTATTTTGTCCTATAATTAACAAATACACTATGTCACCAGTTAATTGAattgtttgattgattaaaCGATTCAATCCAAATCAAGACCCCCCATGTATTTCTCGTTGTTTGTTTTCTCTTAATACAGtcaaacctctataaattaataatgttgggactacaccaaaactatattttttttattaatttatagagattattaatttaatgagttactaattaaatcaaaaattcaatttgagactataaaagtatattaatttatagaaatattaatctatcgattattaatttaaagaagttATACTGTAATCTTTTGTTGGGATCGTGAAATGTGAACGTGATGTGTGGTTCAAGAGTCAACTTCAGACGTAGGGTTGGCACTATTAATTCTGAATAATGTAAACCcctcatttttcattttattcagATTTGTAACTAATGCCCATATGTCACTTTAATATACAATGTTCATACCTTTAAAAGCCATAAATTTGAGTTTTGGTTCCATTTATATAAACTCTCAAGACATTATACTGAATTTCGAATATCTTGGTTTCATGTATACACACGTAATCATGTAACACTCTtaatcatgttcatgttttcaTGCATATGGTCAGACCGCACAGAGTTTCCagagaataatttttttctgtaaaagactaaaattaaaaaaaaaagagaatattttttttggttaattagATCTAAAATATCGCTCGTACCATGTTTACGCCAGTTAAGAGATTGTACTTGTAACTAGTGTTtgaacaataaataatttaatttgaagGAAATAGAACATTTTTTTCAGAAGTGTTAGAACTTTTATACTAAACAAGAAAAGACATAGAAGTGAGCTAGAACTACTACGTATATTGACTTTGACAGCCTAGATGGGAATATATAGTACTTTTGATTATtgtaaatacaattaattagaAGGGGCCGAAGATGATAAGGAATTTTCGTTCTGTATACACTGGcatctgaaaagaaaatatttaatagaatTCTCAGATATAAATGAAAACAGGGAGATCCAACTAAACTTTGTTGTTGAGGACTATGTGTTTTGTCAAACATAGGATCCGACCATTGTTTGTTGTACATGTGCCATAGAGACATGTCCCTCGCATCACCCTAACTACTTGTCTTCCAGATTTAATATTCATACATACAGACCTTTCTACAATTTAACCCAAGAAAATATAACGAAAAGTCACACTATTTTATGTAAAACGAATTGCAGGTATtacaagaggaagaagatatgAGATAAACAAGAGAGACGTACAGAGCTTCAAAACAGCATCTTGTACTATTGATTATCTCTTTTGTACACTAGTAACAagtttatatgtatatacaagTATCAAACTATAGCCAGAAAACTAACTAATGAATCATACTATAAACCAAGGTTAACCGAcaacagaaacaaaaagaaaaaagagaagaaaaaagctATTTAAAGATTAAATTTCGATCACCAGGGTTTAGGTTTACAAAGCTATAATCAATAGATTTACATTTTGTAAATAAAGGGACATCATATCAAGAAATGATGAATCTATTTTATTTGCAAATAGATTGACAGTATATTGGGAAAATTACATAATCCAAAATAATggaaccaaaataaatattaaagaaaaaaaaaagaaactgcaAGCTTGAAGCTTTGACTTCCAAGCTCCAAGAAAAAACACTCAACCCACTTATTATACTACAACGCTCTCGCTTCCTTGCTCAGTCAGAATCGTCAATCTCCGAGCTGTCTTCAAGAACTCACTGCAAACATTTATTTACTAATCAGATGTTCAACTCAATCACCACAGATTAGGACAAAAACACAACACAagtctgtttttttgttttacctgAAAGGTTCTTTTCCCGGGTATTTGATAGCTCCTGATGCATCCCTATAGTGAACAGAGCTCAACATCTCAGACTTTTGAATACCAAACATGTCAGAGAGTTTCCTACTCAACTCTTCGTACGAGCCAAGAACCGACAGGTCTAAGGTTCGACCCACATCGTCCGACTCCATAAACACTTTACAATGCCTTGTctccaaacccaaacccaatGCTTCATGAGCTTTGTCAGAGCAAACTGGTGGGATCTGCGTCTTCTCTACGTCCTTTGACCCTTTCTGCTCCTCGGGTAGTATGAGCTTTCCGAACAACACGATGTGAGACTTCTTAGATTCTGTATCACTGCCTGGTGATGTTCCCATAGTCAAGAAGCAAAACCCTTTCTCGTTTTTGCTATCAATGTTTCGAAACCCTAGAGGCGGAGGAGTTGATGAtggaggcggaggaggaggtCGGTTTAAGTAGTAATGGTGGAGATCAGAAGAAGATAGCCCGTAGTACTGATGAGCATTATGCCTGGCTCCCTGTAAACCCACGGGAACATTGTCCAGAACAGAGCTTAAAGGGTTTGATGATCTGATAAGAGGATTGCTTGGGAAAGAAGGTACTGAGATCCGAGTGCTGTAATCCTGATGCTGAGGAAGCCTCATCTTTTTCCTCGGCGGGGAAAAGGAAGGGAGTGGCATCGGATGTACGTTGGATACCAACTCGACCAACCACGGGTTAACCCGCTTCACGTTTTGGAGTAGATCAGGCTCATCCCACGCCAcctgaaaaaacaacaaaactttttcttaagtttctcggtcttccaacttaaaaccaaccGGCAAGATCTTCCAAGAGTCCTTTATATTAAATATCGATCTAGGCGGCAAATCGGATCTAGACAAATCAATAATCCTCTATAAAACGCCTAATTACCACCTAAACTATTTCTTGACACTTCTAAACTTAGAAAAAGAGAGATTTACAAAGTAAAGAACAAAAGGAGGTAACTTGGGGAAGGGGTTACCTGTAGAAGCCGCCAAGGAGAGTTAGGCCAACGGATAGGATCAGAGACACTGACAGCTGAAACAGTCCCCATAAACCAACTAATCCTAGAAGAATCTTCCGTCTCAAACGCCATCTTAAACCTCATACCTGAGCACCAAGGAATCCTCATCGCAGCCCTAGCATCCAACGCCTTGACGCAAAACTCAGACGAGCTAGCCCTAGGATAGTACACAACTTCAAAAGCTCTTCCGCTAACAGCAAGCGCGGCAGCTTCCACAACAGACTCAGCCGTCACTTTCCCTTTCCTATCCGCAAGAGAACAGTTACTATCATCCCTCAAAAGAGAAGAGTAGCCGCCGCAGCTTCCACCGATAGGGTTCCAACCCGCCGAATACTCAGGTCCGTTACCACCGATCCCTCCTCTCTTAGCTCTCCTGATCCCTACGCAGAGATCTCCACTCTCAGCTCTCATGAACACGATGGAGTCTCCAGCCACGAGCTTCTTCTGGTTCACGAAGTTACTCCAACCGGTCGTGAGAAGGTGTCGACGCGGTGTGCCTCTGTAGATATGTCTAAACTTCCACACGTCTCCGTGAACATCCTTGGCGAGGATGGTCTGAACTGGTGGCTCGGCGTTGTAATCCAACCTCGGGAAGATCGTCTCCGC contains these protein-coding regions:
- the LOC108842163 gene encoding auxin response factor 16 produces the protein MINVMNPMRSGSEKGLDPQLWHACAGGMVRMPPMNSKVFYFPQGHAENAYDRVDFKNLPLPPMVLCRVLAIKYMADPESDEVFAKLRLIPLKDDDFVDHDGRQDSSGFSESNSSEKTPSFAKTLTQSDANNGGGFSVPRYCAETIFPRLDYNAEPPVQTILAKDVHGDVWKFRHIYRGTPRRHLLTTGWSNFVNQKKLVAGDSIVFMRAESGDLCVGIRRAKRGGIGGNGPEYSAGWNPIGGSCGGYSSLLRDDSNCSLADRKGKVTAESVVEAAALAVSGRAFEVVYYPRASSSEFCVKALDARAAMRIPWCSGMRFKMAFETEDSSRISWFMGTVSAVSVSDPIRWPNSPWRLLQVAWDEPDLLQNVKRVNPWLVELVSNVHPMPLPSFSPPRKKMRLPQHQDYSTRISVPSFPSNPLIRSSNPLSSVLDNVPVGLQGARHNAHQYYGLSSSDLHHYYLNRPPPPPPSSTPPPLGFRNIDSKNEKGFCFLTMGTSPGSDTESKKSHIVLFGKLILPEEQKGSKDVEKTQIPPVCSDKAHEALGLGLETRHCKVFMESDDVGRTLDLSVLGSYEELSRKLSDMFGIQKSEMLSSVHYRDASGAIKYPGKEPFSEFLKTARRLTILTEQGSESVVV